The Pirellulimonas nuda genome includes a region encoding these proteins:
- a CDS encoding RNA polymerase sigma factor — protein sequence MPPAALFEILVRENAGSLMAFLRAAVDDRAAAEDLFQETMLVAWQKIGVYDRNMPFGAWLRGIARNLVLAHYRSAVRRVTFSNDQLEHLELRLSQIDRQPGDCFDERIAALTLCVERLGPLYREPVELHYRQRRSAEWIAERLATTKTAIQKRLQRARLHLADCLGRKGVLPQPGQAT from the coding sequence GTGCCGCCCGCTGCGCTGTTCGAGATCTTGGTGCGCGAGAACGCGGGCTCGCTGATGGCGTTCTTGCGCGCCGCGGTGGACGATCGCGCGGCCGCGGAAGACCTGTTCCAAGAGACCATGCTGGTCGCTTGGCAGAAAATCGGCGTCTACGACCGCAACATGCCGTTCGGCGCCTGGCTGCGGGGGATCGCTAGGAACTTGGTGCTGGCCCACTACCGCTCGGCCGTGCGCCGGGTGACGTTCTCCAACGACCAACTCGAGCACCTCGAGCTGCGGCTCTCCCAGATCGATCGGCAGCCGGGCGACTGCTTCGACGAAAGGATCGCCGCGCTCACCCTCTGCGTTGAGCGCCTGGGCCCGCTGTACCGAGAACCTGTCGAACTGCACTACCGGCAGCGTCGCTCGGCGGAGTGGATCGCCGAGCGCCTCGCGACAACCAAGACCGCCATCCAGAAGAGGCTTCAGAGGGCCCGCCTGCACCTGGCCGATTGCCTCGGGCGCAAGGGGGTCCTGCCCCAGCCGGGTCAAGCAACATGA
- a CDS encoding pyrroloquinoline quinone-dependent dehydrogenase has translation MNRRRRLVVWSILVSGVTAAGAADWPVVGGDAAATRHSHLDQIDRSNVARLETAWTFHTGEAKDGVGPTIECTPIIVDGVMYVTTGNRVLVALDAATGQERWRFDPSELPWPHAPTSGGVNRGCAYWSDGAPNGARRVLHGVADGRLFSVDARTGRLDPAFGAGGMVDLRRGMNKRVAKLGYGPTSAPAVWRDAVIVGCSCGEGPGIAAPGDVLAFDVRTGREAWRFRTVPQPGEFGAETWEGDSWRDRGGANAWSGLTVDDERGLVFAGLGSASFDFYGGDRKGENLFANCTIALDARSGERVWHFQTVRHDLCDHDLPTPPNLVTIPREDGGSIDAAVQVTKTGYVYVFDRATGRPLFDIVETPAAASDVPGEAAWPTQPIPARPPALVTTRFDESTVTNIGPENRRSVLDQLAGLRHGDPFLPPSLEGTVVLPGFHGGANWSGASYDRASGLLYVNVTNCPNVMTLIDRGEGADRYGPYAHRGYRQLRDHEGYPAVAPPWGELIAVDLVRGEIAWRVALGEYPELTARGVPKTGTESFGGTIVTAGGLVFIAGTKDERFRAFDKSTGETLWETQLPAGGYATPATYDVGGRQFIVIAAGGAGKQGTKAGDAFIAFALPE, from the coding sequence ATGAACCGCAGACGACGCTTGGTTGTTTGGTCAATTCTGGTCTCGGGGGTCACAGCCGCTGGCGCCGCCGACTGGCCGGTCGTTGGGGGCGACGCCGCGGCGACCCGGCACTCGCACCTCGACCAGATCGACCGCTCGAACGTGGCGCGGCTCGAAACCGCGTGGACCTTCCACACGGGCGAGGCCAAGGACGGCGTCGGGCCGACGATCGAGTGCACGCCCATCATTGTTGATGGCGTCATGTACGTCACCACCGGCAATCGCGTGCTCGTGGCCCTTGATGCGGCGACGGGCCAGGAGCGCTGGCGGTTCGACCCTAGCGAGCTGCCGTGGCCCCATGCGCCCACCTCGGGCGGCGTAAACCGCGGCTGCGCCTACTGGTCCGACGGCGCCCCCAACGGGGCGCGGCGGGTCTTGCACGGCGTCGCGGATGGACGGCTCTTCTCGGTCGACGCCCGGACCGGTCGGCTCGATCCCGCGTTTGGCGCCGGCGGCATGGTCGACCTGCGTCGAGGCATGAACAAGCGCGTCGCGAAACTCGGGTACGGCCCCACGTCGGCGCCGGCCGTCTGGCGCGATGCCGTGATCGTCGGCTGCTCTTGCGGCGAGGGGCCCGGCATCGCCGCCCCGGGAGACGTGCTCGCCTTCGACGTGCGGACCGGCCGCGAGGCGTGGCGGTTCCGCACCGTGCCGCAACCGGGGGAGTTCGGCGCCGAAACTTGGGAAGGAGATTCTTGGCGCGACCGCGGCGGCGCCAATGCTTGGAGCGGCCTGACGGTTGACGACGAGCGCGGCCTCGTCTTTGCCGGACTCGGGTCTGCGTCGTTCGACTTCTACGGCGGCGACCGGAAAGGGGAGAACCTCTTCGCCAACTGCACGATCGCGCTCGACGCTCGATCGGGCGAGCGCGTCTGGCACTTCCAGACCGTGCGGCACGACCTGTGCGACCACGACCTGCCGACGCCCCCCAATCTGGTGACTATCCCGCGCGAGGATGGCGGCTCGATCGACGCCGCCGTGCAGGTGACCAAGACCGGCTACGTGTACGTCTTCGATCGCGCGACGGGCCGGCCGCTGTTCGACATCGTCGAAACGCCTGCGGCGGCTTCCGACGTGCCGGGTGAAGCCGCTTGGCCGACGCAACCGATACCGGCCAGGCCCCCGGCGCTCGTAACGACCCGGTTCGACGAGTCGACCGTGACGAACATCGGCCCGGAGAACCGCCGCTCGGTGCTGGATCAACTAGCCGGCCTTCGCCACGGCGACCCCTTCCTACCGCCGAGCCTCGAAGGGACGGTCGTCCTGCCCGGCTTCCACGGCGGCGCCAATTGGTCGGGGGCTTCCTACGACCGGGCGTCTGGCCTGCTGTACGTGAACGTCACCAATTGCCCGAACGTGATGACGCTCATTGATCGGGGCGAGGGGGCCGACCGGTACGGCCCGTACGCTCACCGGGGCTACCGTCAGCTCCGCGATCACGAGGGCTACCCGGCCGTGGCGCCCCCTTGGGGCGAGCTGATCGCCGTGGATCTAGTCCGTGGCGAGATCGCTTGGCGCGTCGCCCTGGGGGAGTACCCAGAGCTGACGGCGCGCGGCGTTCCGAAAACGGGGACCGAGTCGTTCGGCGGCACGATCGTCACCGCGGGGGGCCTCGTGTTCATCGCGGGTACCAAAGACGAGCGCTTCCGCGCGTTCGACAAGTCAACCGGCGAAACGCTCTGGGAAACGCAGCTCCCCGCAGGCGGCTACGCCACGCCGGCGACCTACGACGTGGGTGGCCGGCAGTTCATCGTCATCGCCGCGGGCGGCGCAGGTAAGCAGGGCACCAAGGCGGGCGACGCTTTCATTGCGTTCGCGTTGCCCGAGTAG
- a CDS encoding ThuA domain-containing protein, protein MSVSKAIVALVALLALCTFSGESAAQPKLKALIVDGQNNHAVWPKSTIMMKQYLEETGLFDVDIQRTRFTWNASREEAFLPLAGAGETQDLKNPKTDPDFSPRFEDYDVVVSNFGWKAADWPQETQQRLEDYVAGGGGFVSVHAADNSFPQWKEYNRMIGLGGWGNRNEKDGPYVYYTDEGVLVRDDSPGGSGAHGPAHSVPVTVRVDDHPITQGMPDVWLTTKDECYAKLRGPAENMTVLATGKDMSGRAPTKRHEPILMVVEYGSGRVFHTTLGHDDYSCEGVGFIVSLTRGVEWAATGKVTQPVPADFPTADNATKRAFELRK, encoded by the coding sequence ATGTCGGTTTCTAAGGCAATCGTTGCGCTGGTCGCGTTGTTGGCGCTGTGTACGTTCTCCGGCGAGTCGGCGGCCCAGCCCAAGCTCAAGGCGCTGATCGTCGACGGGCAGAACAACCACGCGGTGTGGCCCAAGTCGACCATCATGATGAAGCAGTACCTGGAGGAGACGGGGCTGTTCGACGTCGACATCCAGCGCACGCGATTTACTTGGAATGCGTCACGCGAAGAGGCGTTCCTCCCGCTGGCCGGCGCGGGCGAGACGCAGGACCTGAAGAACCCGAAGACCGACCCCGACTTCAGCCCGCGTTTTGAGGACTACGACGTGGTGGTGTCCAACTTCGGCTGGAAGGCGGCCGACTGGCCCCAAGAGACCCAGCAAAGGCTAGAAGACTATGTCGCGGGGGGGGGCGGGTTTGTGTCGGTTCATGCCGCGGACAACTCGTTCCCGCAATGGAAGGAATACAACCGCATGATCGGCCTCGGGGGCTGGGGCAACCGCAACGAGAAGGACGGCCCCTACGTCTACTACACCGATGAAGGGGTGCTGGTGCGCGACGATTCGCCCGGCGGCAGCGGCGCCCACGGCCCCGCGCACTCGGTGCCTGTCACGGTGCGGGTCGACGATCACCCGATCACCCAGGGCATGCCCGACGTGTGGCTCACCACCAAGGACGAGTGCTACGCGAAGCTGCGCGGCCCGGCCGAGAACATGACGGTGCTGGCGACCGGCAAAGACATGTCGGGCAGGGCGCCCACCAAGCGTCACGAGCCGATCCTGATGGTGGTGGAGTACGGCTCCGGACGCGTGTTCCATACCACGCTGGGGCACGACGACTACTCGTGCGAGGGGGTGGGCTTCATCGTCTCCCTGACCCGCGGGGTCGAGTGGGCCGCGACGGGCAAAGTCACCCAGCCGGTGCCGGCCGATTTCCCGACCGCCGACAACGCCACCAAGCGGGCGTTCGAATTGAGAAAGTAG
- a CDS encoding YHYH protein, translated as MRIVSFVCLLALGACRAQAHEGHPHPPSPERTQQIMQLNAQPQQQPAQQQPGLAKMFEPFSGKVRVRSDHDFLFVESSGIPDHRMMVGITAWQQQVPLPQTYVGENAWRIPLNPVPAQSPKTTKGEFLRGAIALAANGVPIFNPLNNRGEDAYLFGELDEFGGHCGRADDYHYHLAPVHLQNAVGEGTPIAVALDGYPIYGYTEPDGSPVEGLDRFNGHDDPRLGYHYHATRAYPYLNGGFHGEVTERDGQVDPQPRANPLRPALEPLRGAKITQFVESEQGGFLLTYQLDGRQGTVGYTLAADGSAAFEFVDTNGRKTKQTYTPHGPGAGGGGRRPEPPAPPRRPRPVGRAPGPPAQGAQQQRPGALSELQVSSSDVDADGRIKIDCTCDGAGVPPAVRWGRAPQGTKAFALSLWHTAPDQEKSYWVVFNIPAETTELARGSSKVGVWGLNDKRRHAYDPMCSKGPGVKTYCLTVFALSQEVDLPADTADRAGLLAAIRGATLAEGTLEFTYER; from the coding sequence ATGAGAATCGTTTCATTCGTCTGCCTGCTTGCGTTGGGGGCGTGCCGTGCCCAAGCCCACGAAGGACACCCACACCCGCCGTCGCCCGAAAGGACACAGCAGATCATGCAGCTAAACGCCCAGCCGCAGCAGCAGCCCGCGCAGCAGCAGCCCGGGTTGGCCAAGATGTTCGAGCCCTTCTCGGGCAAGGTGCGGGTCCGCTCGGACCACGACTTCCTCTTTGTGGAGTCCTCCGGCATCCCGGACCACCGCATGATGGTGGGCATCACCGCGTGGCAGCAGCAGGTGCCGCTGCCACAGACGTACGTGGGCGAGAACGCCTGGCGGATCCCGCTGAACCCCGTGCCCGCACAGAGCCCAAAGACCACCAAGGGAGAGTTCTTGCGGGGGGCCATCGCGCTGGCGGCCAACGGCGTCCCGATCTTCAATCCGCTGAACAACCGGGGCGAGGACGCCTACTTGTTCGGTGAGCTCGACGAGTTCGGCGGGCACTGCGGACGCGCGGACGACTACCACTACCACCTGGCGCCCGTGCACCTGCAGAACGCCGTCGGCGAGGGGACGCCGATCGCCGTTGCGCTAGATGGCTACCCGATCTACGGCTACACGGAGCCGGATGGCTCGCCGGTCGAGGGGCTCGACCGGTTCAACGGCCACGACGACCCGCGGCTCGGCTACCACTATCACGCCACACGGGCGTACCCCTACCTGAACGGCGGCTTCCATGGGGAGGTGACCGAGCGCGACGGCCAGGTCGACCCCCAGCCCCGGGCCAACCCGTTGCGGCCCGCGCTCGAGCCCCTGCGGGGCGCGAAGATCACCCAGTTCGTCGAGAGCGAGCAGGGGGGCTTCCTCCTGACCTACCAGTTGGATGGCCGCCAAGGCACGGTGGGCTACACGCTCGCCGCAGATGGATCGGCTGCGTTCGAGTTTGTCGACACAAACGGTCGCAAGACCAAGCAGACGTACACGCCCCACGGGCCCGGCGCCGGTGGGGGCGGGCGTCGCCCCGAACCGCCGGCCCCCCCACGCCGGCCGCGCCCCGTGGGAAGGGCGCCGGGCCCGCCGGCCCAAGGGGCGCAGCAGCAGCGGCCCGGTGCGCTCTCGGAGCTTCAGGTCAGCAGCTCCGACGTAGATGCCGACGGCCGTATTAAGATCGACTGCACCTGCGACGGCGCCGGGGTCCCCCCCGCCGTTCGGTGGGGGCGTGCTCCGCAGGGGACCAAGGCGTTCGCGCTGAGCCTCTGGCATACGGCCCCCGACCAGGAGAAGTCGTACTGGGTGGTGTTTAACATCCCGGCCGAGACGACCGAGCTTGCGCGGGGGTCCTCGAAGGTTGGCGTGTGGGGGCTCAACGACAAGCGTCGCCACGCGTACGACCCGATGTGCTCCAAGGGCCCCGGCGTCAAGACGTACTGCCTGACGGTCTTCGCTTTGTCGCAAGAGGTGGACCTGCCGGCCGACACGGCCGACCGGGCCGGCCTGTTGGCGGCCATCCGAGGCGCCACGCTCGCGGAAGGAACGCTAGAGTTCACCTACGAGCGGTAG